The Papaver somniferum cultivar HN1 unplaced genomic scaffold, ASM357369v1 unplaced-scaffold_107, whole genome shotgun sequence genome includes a region encoding these proteins:
- the LOC113328094 gene encoding B3 domain-containing protein At1g49475-like: MGETTEWSSLREEQRPKFSIIIHNAIIQNGSFELPTQFVKRIEKDLVDDSIAILRVSNGGEWRIKMTRVSDVNNGGGGVWFRTGIVKFIDYYSMSPGHFLVFRYDGNLQFHVLIFDMTGNEIDYHLYAGNDPSEHFNDIDNSYNIESFKTKEDVHYVEISSGSPTDTDESAKDDVAKKPSCSSKNNRSKSPNTKDYVVRADAIVGGFTSRYPFFRVIMQISYLKHCYMPIPFGIGRMYFSDDVTEFKVEASDGRLWKIGVVRSKTGDMRFCKGVSTLVKKNGLNLKLGDVLIFEIVEKRCLKVNVFSY, from the exons ATGGGAGAAACTACTGAGTGGTCAAGTTTGCGAGAAGAGCAGAGACCCAAGTTCTCCATCATTATTCATAACGCCATCATTCAAAATGGATCTTTT GAGTTACCGACACAATTTGTCAAAAGAATCGAAAAGGATCTCGTAGATGATAGTATTGCAATTCTCAGAGTTTCTAATGGTGGTGAATGGAGAATTAAAATGACAAGGGTATCGGATGTgaataatggtggtggtggtgtttggTTTAGAACGGGAATTGTGAAGTTTATTGATTACTACTCCATGTCTCCTGGCCACTTTTTAGTTTTTAGATATGATGGGAATTTACAATTTCATGTCCTTATTTTCGATATGACGGGTAATGAAATCGATTACCATCTATATGCGGGTAATGATCCCTCTGAGCACTTCAATGACATAGATAATTCCTACAACATTGAGAGTTTCAAGACCAAAGAAGATGTACATTACGTGGAGATTTCGAGTGGCTCTCCTACAG ATACAGATGAATCAGCAAAAGATGATGTTGCTAAGAAGCCATCATGTTCATCAAAAAATAATAGAAGTAAATCACCAAACACCAAGGATTATGTTGTTCGTGCAGATGCAATAGTGGGCGGATTCACTTCAAGATACCCTTTTTTCAGAGTTATAATGCAGATATCTTATTTGAAGCATTGTTATATG CCAATACCATTTGGAATTGGAAGAATGTACTTTTCCGATGACGTGACAGAATTTAAAGTTGAAGCTTCTGATGGGCGATTATGGAAAATTGGAGTTGTTCGTTCAAAGACAGGTGACATGAGGTTCTGCAAAGGTGTTAGTACCTTggtgaagaaaaatggtttgaaCTTGAAGTTAGGAGACGTATTGATTTTTGAAATCGTTGAAAAGAGATGCTTAAAGGTTAATGTTTTCAGCTACTGA
- the LOC113328378 gene encoding uncharacterized protein LOC113328378, producing the protein MDRIKEHLGIINGGGEQKYLVSSFVYNCKGWKSFHASSESGQWRKVSCRWKIEYADVMNWNCIPNWNHCIFEAYNQYCSLLRKFNCKLHRCFVYARKHQNKELSMRCPWFYT; encoded by the exons ATGGATCGAATTAAGGAACATCTTGG GATCATAAATGGTGGTGGAGAACAGAAGTATCTGGTGTCTAGCTTTGTGTACAACTGCAAAG GCTGGAAATCATTTCATGCCTCATCTGAATCAGGACAATGGAGAAAG GTGTCATGTAGGTGGAAGATAGAATATGCTGATGTTATGAATTGGAACTGCATACCTAACTGGAATCACTGCATTTTTGAAGCCTATAACCAATATTGTTCTCTATTAAGAAAGTTTAATTGTAAGCTTCATAGATGCTTCGTCTATGCAAG gaaacatcaaaataaagagcTCAGTATGAGGTGCCCTTGGTTTTACACTTGA